In a single window of the Agrobacterium fabrum str. C58 genome:
- the purQ gene encoding phosphoribosylformylglycinamidine synthase subunit PurQ, with protein MKSAVVQLPGLNRDRDMIAALTKISGQAPVTIWQTETDIPDVDLIVIPGGFSYGDYLRCGAIAARMPVMQAIREKAEQGVKVLGVCNGFQILVEAGMLPGALMRNASLKFVCREVKLEVANNDTEFTRAYDRGQILRCPVAHHDGNYFLDTDELKSVEDNRQVVFRYAEGTNPNGSLNDIAGVINAKGNVLGMMPHPENLIEAAHGGNDGRGLFASALGVIAA; from the coding sequence ATGAAATCCGCTGTCGTCCAACTTCCCGGCCTCAACCGCGACCGCGACATGATCGCGGCGCTGACGAAAATTTCCGGTCAGGCGCCCGTCACCATCTGGCAGACGGAAACGGATATTCCCGATGTCGACCTGATCGTCATTCCGGGCGGCTTCTCCTATGGTGACTATCTGCGTTGCGGCGCAATCGCCGCCCGCATGCCGGTCATGCAGGCCATCCGCGAAAAGGCCGAACAGGGCGTCAAGGTCCTCGGCGTCTGCAACGGCTTCCAGATTCTGGTCGAAGCCGGCATGCTGCCGGGTGCGCTGATGCGCAATGCCTCGCTGAAATTCGTCTGCCGTGAAGTGAAGCTCGAAGTCGCCAATAACGACACTGAATTCACCCGCGCTTATGACAGGGGCCAGATCCTGCGCTGCCCTGTCGCCCATCACGACGGCAACTATTTCCTCGATACGGATGAGCTGAAGTCCGTGGAAGACAACCGTCAGGTCGTGTTCCGTTATGCTGAAGGCACCAACCCCAACGGCTCGCTGAACGATATTGCCGGCGTCATCAACGCCAAGGGCAATGTTCTCGGCATGATGCCGCATCCGGAAAACCTCATCGAAGCCGCCCATGGCGGCAATGACGGCCGCGGCCTCTTCGCTTCGGCACTCGGCGTCATCGCAGCCTGA
- a CDS encoding NUDIX domain-containing protein, with translation MDNMTSTIKPGLDFPGVGVGLVILREGRLLLCRRMKAPEAGYWSIPGGKVDHLETCLAAARREAEEETGLQIGAVEFLCHSEFIDPQDRHHWVSLIFVTRDTQGEPALTEPDKLSAIGWFDPDKLPEPLSAFAKDALAALNQGRTGN, from the coding sequence ATGGACAATATGACATCGACCATCAAGCCCGGCCTCGATTTCCCGGGCGTTGGCGTGGGCCTTGTCATATTGCGCGAAGGCCGCCTGCTTTTGTGCCGGCGCATGAAAGCGCCGGAAGCCGGATACTGGAGCATTCCGGGGGGCAAGGTGGATCACCTCGAGACTTGCCTCGCCGCAGCGCGGCGGGAGGCCGAAGAAGAAACCGGCCTTCAGATCGGCGCTGTTGAATTTCTCTGCCACAGCGAATTTATCGATCCGCAAGACCGCCACCACTGGGTCTCGCTGATCTTCGTCACCCGCGATACGCAGGGTGAACCAGCACTGACCGAACCGGACAAGCTTTCCGCCATTGGCTGGTTCGATCCGGATAAGCTTCCCGAGCCCCTCTCTGCCTTTGCAAAAGACGCCCTGGCCGCCTTGAACCAAGGCCGCACGGGAAACTGA
- a CDS encoding ABC transporter substrate-binding protein, producing the protein MLSVRLLTIIAGFAFAGSASAASIGIVAPQNGPYELLGQQVRQGAKAAAAKLGLDVVEIHESCEDGSGGAIADGLVAAKVSAAIGFLCTETLQGVLPPLKAAAIPAITLSSRAPILMEDSLKYGWPLFRLSPSDRAESDRIAEIILRDWKGHSIGLVDDGTIYSRELVDRIRASLEENGLKPTFSDTMRPNQEQQVALVRRLARTGISHVFVGAERNDVAIIARDAASENLALTIMGGDAMNAANNPVPLTANVLAVTRPAYDTLPSAQAANGELRAAGIEPEGYVLPAYAATELTAALAEATQAQSKPAPEILAGGTVFKTVIGDLGFTPSHDLSDNPYRLQRWNGQRFEPVDKAEKQ; encoded by the coding sequence ATGCTTTCAGTTCGCCTGCTAACGATCATCGCCGGTTTTGCCTTTGCGGGCTCAGCAAGTGCTGCATCGATTGGCATTGTTGCTCCACAGAACGGTCCTTACGAGCTTCTGGGGCAGCAGGTGCGGCAAGGTGCCAAGGCGGCGGCGGCCAAGCTTGGGCTGGATGTCGTCGAAATCCACGAGAGCTGCGAAGATGGCAGCGGTGGCGCGATTGCCGATGGCCTGGTGGCCGCCAAGGTCAGCGCCGCAATCGGTTTTTTATGCACGGAAACGCTTCAGGGTGTCCTGCCGCCACTAAAGGCGGCCGCCATTCCGGCGATCACGCTTTCCAGCCGCGCGCCTATTCTGATGGAAGATTCCCTGAAATATGGCTGGCCGCTTTTCCGCCTCTCCCCTTCCGACAGGGCCGAATCGGACAGGATCGCCGAAATCATCCTGCGCGACTGGAAGGGACATTCCATTGGGCTAGTGGATGACGGCACGATCTATAGCCGCGAACTCGTCGACCGCATCCGCGCGTCGCTGGAGGAAAACGGCCTCAAGCCGACGTTTTCCGATACGATGCGTCCCAACCAAGAACAGCAGGTGGCGCTGGTGCGCCGGCTGGCGCGAACCGGCATTTCCCATGTCTTCGTGGGCGCGGAGCGCAACGACGTCGCCATCATCGCCAGAGACGCTGCATCCGAAAACCTCGCTTTGACCATCATGGGTGGCGACGCCATGAATGCGGCAAACAACCCGGTTCCCCTCACCGCCAATGTGCTGGCCGTCACGCGCCCGGCCTATGACACCCTGCCCTCGGCCCAGGCCGCCAACGGAGAGTTGCGCGCAGCCGGCATCGAACCCGAGGGTTACGTCCTGCCGGCCTATGCGGCGACGGAACTGACTGCCGCCCTTGCGGAGGCGACACAGGCTCAATCGAAACCCGCACCGGAAATATTGGCTGGCGGCACCGTCTTCAAAACCGTCATCGGCGATCTCGGCTTCACACCGTCACACGACCTTTCCGACAACCCCTATCGACTGCAGCGCTGGAACGGCCAGCGCTTCGAGCCGGTGGACAAGGCCGAAAAGCAATAG
- the purS gene encoding phosphoribosylformylglycinamidine synthase subunit PurS — protein sequence MIKARVTVTLKNGVLDPQGKAIEGALGSLGFDGVGHVRQGKVFDLELEGADKAKAETDLKAMCEKLLANTVIENYAISIL from the coding sequence GTGATCAAGGCACGGGTGACTGTTACGCTGAAGAACGGCGTTCTCGATCCGCAGGGCAAGGCAATCGAAGGCGCGCTCGGCAGCCTCGGTTTTGATGGCGTCGGCCACGTCCGCCAGGGCAAGGTCTTCGATCTGGAACTGGAAGGCGCCGACAAGGCCAAGGCCGAAACCGATCTGAAGGCAATGTGCGAAAAGCTGCTGGCCAATACGGTCATCGAAAACTACGCCATCAGCATTCTTTAA
- the purB gene encoding adenylosuccinate lyase translates to MIPRYSRPEMVAIWSPETKFRIWFEIEAHACDALAELGVIPKSAAQTIWEKGGSATFDVARIDEIEAVTKHDVIAFLTHLAEFVGPDSRFVHQGMTSSDVLDTTLNIQLVRAADLLLADIDRVLAALKTRAFEHKNTVRIGRSHGIHAEPTTMGLTFARFYAEMHRNRERLVNARAEIATGAISGAVGTFANIDPRVEEHVCEKLGLIPEPVSTQVIPRDRHAMFFAVLGVIASSIENVAIEIRHMQRTEVLEAEEFFSPGQKGSSAMPHKRNPVLTENLTGLARLVRMSVVPAMENVALWHERDISHSSVERAIGPDTTVTLDFALNRLAGVIEKLVIYPDNMLKNMNKFRGLVHSQRVLLALTQAGVSREDAYRLVQRNAMRVWEQGADFLEELLGDEEVRAALPEDVIREKFDLGYHTKHVDTIFTRVFGKA, encoded by the coding sequence ATGATCCCTCGTTACTCCCGGCCGGAAATGGTCGCCATCTGGTCGCCGGAAACAAAATTCCGCATCTGGTTCGAGATCGAGGCCCATGCCTGTGACGCGCTGGCCGAGCTTGGTGTCATCCCGAAGTCAGCAGCCCAGACCATCTGGGAAAAGGGCGGCAGCGCCACGTTTGACGTCGCCCGCATCGATGAGATCGAGGCCGTGACCAAGCACGACGTCATCGCCTTCCTCACCCATCTCGCCGAATTTGTCGGCCCCGACAGCCGTTTTGTGCATCAGGGCATGACCTCTTCCGACGTTCTCGACACCACCCTCAACATCCAGCTCGTGCGCGCCGCCGATCTGCTGCTCGCCGACATCGACCGGGTGCTCGCGGCTCTCAAGACCCGCGCCTTCGAACACAAGAACACGGTGCGCATCGGCCGCAGCCACGGCATCCATGCCGAGCCGACCACGATGGGCCTGACCTTTGCCCGCTTCTATGCCGAGATGCACCGTAACCGCGAGCGCCTCGTTAATGCCCGTGCGGAAATCGCCACCGGCGCGATCTCCGGCGCCGTCGGCACCTTCGCCAATATCGACCCGCGCGTCGAGGAACATGTCTGCGAAAAGCTTGGTCTCATCCCCGAGCCGGTCTCCACGCAGGTCATTCCGCGCGATCGCCACGCCATGTTCTTCGCCGTTCTCGGCGTCATCGCCTCGTCGATCGAAAACGTCGCCATCGAAATCCGCCACATGCAGCGCACCGAGGTTCTGGAAGCGGAAGAGTTCTTCTCTCCCGGCCAGAAGGGCTCGTCCGCCATGCCGCACAAACGCAACCCGGTCCTGACCGAAAACCTCACCGGTCTTGCGCGTCTGGTGCGCATGTCCGTCGTGCCGGCCATGGAGAACGTGGCGCTCTGGCACGAGCGCGATATCAGCCACTCCTCCGTGGAGCGCGCCATCGGCCCCGACACCACGGTTACGCTGGATTTCGCGCTGAACCGCCTGGCCGGCGTCATCGAGAAGCTGGTGATCTATCCCGACAACATGTTGAAGAACATGAACAAGTTCCGCGGCCTCGTACATTCGCAGCGCGTTCTGCTGGCGCTGACACAGGCCGGTGTTTCGCGTGAAGACGCTTACCGTCTGGTACAGCGCAACGCCATGCGGGTCTGGGAACAGGGTGCCGATTTCCTGGAAGAACTGCTGGGCGACGAGGAAGTGCGCGCAGCGCTGCCTGAAGACGTGATCCGTGAAAAGTTCGACCTCGGTTATCATACCAAGCACGTCGACACGATCTTCACCCGTGTCTTCGGCAAGGCCTGA
- a CDS encoding acyloxyacyl hydrolase: protein MAAFGSTSIRVLFALAMVFAAFVLADVTSAIAADGTVFDELRFGVTTSVTSRDSGGEDGAFPAFTAYFDPFASASAVTLGEKLARPRLHLGGEIGTEGEADTIYGGVNWTFDLNPKIFVDLGFGGLWHDGRLKNGPGETGAEFGCHLLFHEYAAIGYRFNSNWNISTQIEHASHANLCDGPNDGLTRVGLMVGYKF from the coding sequence ATGGCAGCATTCGGTTCCACATCCATCAGGGTACTGTTCGCTCTTGCAATGGTCTTTGCAGCATTTGTGCTTGCGGATGTCACATCGGCCATCGCCGCCGACGGTACGGTATTCGACGAACTGCGGTTCGGGGTCACAACCTCTGTCACCAGCCGCGATAGCGGCGGTGAAGATGGCGCATTCCCGGCCTTTACCGCCTATTTTGATCCCTTTGCGAGCGCCTCAGCTGTCACCCTCGGCGAAAAACTCGCCCGCCCGCGTCTGCATCTGGGCGGCGAAATCGGCACCGAGGGAGAGGCGGATACCATTTACGGCGGCGTCAACTGGACCTTTGACCTCAATCCGAAGATTTTCGTCGACCTTGGCTTTGGTGGCCTATGGCATGACGGCAGACTGAAAAACGGCCCTGGCGAAACGGGCGCGGAATTCGGTTGCCACCTGCTTTTTCATGAATATGCCGCTATCGGATATCGCTTCAACAGCAACTGGAATATTTCGACCCAGATCGAACACGCCTCCCATGCCAATCTGTGCGACGGCCCCAATGACGGGCTGACGCGTGTCGGACTTATGGTCGGCTACAAGTTCTGA
- a CDS encoding DUF1127 domain-containing protein yields the protein MRKMDQYLSTADTLYPDGYERERVFRDAGDMVAPAPFPAKIARTLIGRMIACVFHWHLKRRGRFALRELSDDLLEDIGVTRDEAMKEAAKSQLFSWPTRSL from the coding sequence ATGCGCAAGATGGATCAATACCTTTCGACAGCGGATACACTCTATCCTGATGGCTACGAACGGGAACGCGTGTTCCGCGATGCCGGCGACATGGTCGCACCGGCGCCGTTTCCGGCCAAGATCGCCCGCACGCTTATTGGTCGCATGATTGCCTGCGTGTTTCACTGGCACCTGAAACGGCGCGGACGGTTCGCCTTGCGGGAGCTGTCTGACGATCTTCTGGAGGATATCGGGGTAACGCGCGATGAGGCCATGAAGGAGGCTGCGAAATCTCAGCTTTTCTCCTGGCCGACGCGGTCCCTCTGA
- a CDS encoding alpha/beta hydrolase produces the protein MKVSDVDILIVPGYTNSGPDHWQTRWERKLSTARRVEQAEWTKPVKADWVARLVEEVNAATKPVVLVAHSLGVPTVIHALPEIAHKVVGAVFVAPPDVANPDIRPKHLMTFGPYPRDPLPFPSITIASRNDPFGTYEHADDIASAWGSMLVDAGMSGHINAESGHGPWPEGGMVFAQFLSRLKTPET, from the coding sequence ATGAAAGTTTCAGACGTAGATATCCTCATCGTACCCGGTTACACCAATTCCGGCCCCGACCACTGGCAGACCCGCTGGGAGCGCAAGCTATCCACCGCGCGCCGGGTCGAGCAGGCGGAGTGGACCAAGCCCGTGAAGGCAGACTGGGTGGCGCGGCTGGTTGAAGAGGTGAACGCCGCTACCAAGCCCGTCGTGCTGGTTGCCCATTCGCTCGGTGTGCCGACCGTGATCCATGCCTTGCCTGAGATCGCCCATAAGGTCGTAGGCGCCGTTTTTGTTGCCCCGCCCGATGTCGCCAATCCGGATATCCGGCCGAAACACCTGATGACCTTCGGCCCCTACCCGCGCGATCCACTGCCGTTTCCGTCCATCACCATCGCCAGCCGCAACGATCCTTTCGGCACTTACGAACATGCCGACGACATCGCCAGCGCCTGGGGTTCCATGCTGGTGGATGCCGGCATGTCCGGCCACATCAACGCCGAGTCCGGCCATGGCCCGTGGCCCGAAGGCGGCATGGTGTTTGCCCAGTTCCTCAGCCGCCTGAAGACGCCCGAGACCTGA
- a CDS encoding helix-turn-helix domain-containing protein, with protein sequence MARKEVEPKTDLGRRLRAVRAAFDIDDRDVFASRLVISKSGLAHYERGERVPDAELLSAYHREFGVNISWLVTGQGDMFEGGQSSSTDHGSHQLLVDLINPLGRLINKVYRDHDVRITDDQRYAELTRWHNNVTSRAGPSLAWNDLMAQLPWVEQSLGEELRSKRASAESNKRSAS encoded by the coding sequence TTGGCTAGGAAAGAAGTCGAGCCCAAGACAGACCTAGGAAGACGCCTCCGAGCCGTGAGGGCAGCGTTCGATATCGATGACCGGGATGTCTTCGCCAGCCGGCTGGTGATCAGCAAAAGTGGTCTGGCGCATTACGAGCGGGGCGAACGCGTGCCCGATGCAGAGCTGCTTTCCGCCTATCACCGGGAGTTCGGCGTGAACATATCCTGGCTCGTCACGGGGCAAGGAGATATGTTCGAGGGTGGGCAATCCAGCAGCACAGACCATGGCTCCCATCAGCTTCTGGTCGATCTGATCAATCCGCTCGGAAGACTGATAAATAAGGTTTATCGCGACCACGACGTCAGGATAACCGATGATCAGCGCTACGCGGAGTTGACCAGATGGCACAACAATGTGACCAGTCGCGCCGGCCCGTCCTTGGCATGGAACGATCTTATGGCCCAGTTACCCTGGGTGGAGCAAAGCCTTGGCGAGGAGTTGCGCTCGAAACGGGCAAGCGCTGAAAGTAACAAAAGATCGGCAAGCTGA
- the purC gene encoding phosphoribosylaminoimidazolesuccinocarboxamide synthase yields the protein MNRRRRIYEGKAKILYEGPEPGTLIQFFKDDATAFNKKKHEVIDGKGVLNNRICEYVFTHLNKIGIPTHFIRRLNMREQLIKEVEMIPLEIVVRNVAAGSLSKRLGIEEGVVLPRSIIEFYYKSDELEDPMVSEEHITAFGWANPAELDDIMALAIRVNDFLSGLFLGVGIQLVDFKIECGRLFEGDMMRIILADEISPDSCRLWDIETQKKMDKDLFRRDLGGLVEAYSEVARRLGIINENEPIRGTGPVLVK from the coding sequence ATGAACCGTCGCCGCCGTATTTACGAAGGCAAGGCCAAGATCCTCTACGAAGGTCCGGAGCCAGGCACGCTTATCCAGTTCTTCAAGGACGATGCGACCGCCTTCAACAAGAAGAAGCACGAAGTCATCGACGGCAAGGGTGTGCTGAACAACCGCATCTGCGAATATGTCTTCACGCATCTGAACAAGATCGGTATTCCGACCCACTTCATCCGCCGCCTCAACATGCGCGAGCAGTTGATCAAGGAAGTGGAGATGATCCCGCTCGAGATCGTCGTGCGCAATGTCGCCGCCGGCTCGCTGTCCAAGCGCCTCGGCATCGAGGAAGGCGTGGTGCTGCCGCGCTCCATCATCGAGTTCTATTACAAGTCGGATGAGCTGGAAGACCCGATGGTCTCCGAAGAGCACATCACGGCTTTCGGCTGGGCCAACCCCGCCGAGCTTGACGACATCATGGCGCTTGCCATCCGCGTCAACGACTTCCTGTCCGGCCTCTTCCTCGGCGTCGGCATCCAGCTCGTCGATTTCAAGATCGAATGCGGCCGGCTGTTCGAAGGCGACATGATGCGCATCATCCTCGCCGACGAGATTTCGCCCGATAGCTGCCGCCTGTGGGACATCGAGACCCAGAAAAAGATGGACAAGGACCTGTTCCGCCGCGATCTGGGCGGGCTTGTGGAAGCCTATTCCGAAGTGGCGCGCCGTCTCGGCATCATCAATGAAAACGAACCGATCCGCGGCACCGGCCCAGTCCTCGTAAAGTGA
- a CDS encoding PLP-dependent aminotransferase family protein — MTNWLPDITEGDGPIYLRLADSIEGAISDGILQAGSKLPPQRNLAYDLGVTIGTISRAYGLIHERGLVSGEVGRGTYVNERKTPAPLSPEEPSVSAFGGTRYALDTSAEFRLNTTAAPDVGQSVLVGKHVEALAREHPFEISNYTRTFPDNWCMAGARWLSQNGWSPKPENIVSTLGAHAGVMSVVTAMTAPGDRIVFEPVTYSHISRSATLAGRRVTLVEVDEKGIVPDDFERVCAQQHPKMIFLMSAGQNPTCATLPEDRRRAIADIARRYGVWIVEDNLYGAMTREAIPLIAEFAPDITFVVGGLSKSVAAGVRGGWVACPAQFSSRIRISHSMLTGGLPFMLAELNARLVNSGDADDIRKDCIAEINEREAIARRIFAGLEFNSLPDIAFMWLRLPEPWLSGTFRNAAMKEGVLIDDEDEFKAGRSEKVFHRVRISFSGPSSREELTHAFGILRNLLDNGSSGYESEA, encoded by the coding sequence ATGACAAATTGGCTCCCTGACATCACCGAGGGCGACGGCCCGATTTACCTTCGCCTTGCCGATAGTATCGAAGGCGCGATTTCCGACGGAATCCTCCAGGCAGGCTCGAAACTGCCACCGCAGCGCAATCTCGCTTACGATCTCGGCGTAACAATCGGCACAATCAGCCGGGCCTATGGCCTTATTCACGAACGTGGCCTCGTCAGCGGCGAAGTCGGCCGCGGCACCTATGTCAATGAACGCAAGACCCCAGCGCCCTTATCGCCCGAGGAACCGTCCGTGTCGGCATTCGGTGGCACGCGCTACGCCCTCGACACCAGCGCCGAATTCCGCCTGAACACCACCGCAGCGCCGGATGTCGGCCAGAGCGTTCTGGTCGGTAAACACGTCGAGGCCCTTGCCAGAGAACATCCGTTCGAAATTTCCAACTACACCCGCACCTTTCCAGACAACTGGTGTATGGCGGGCGCCCGCTGGCTTTCCCAGAACGGCTGGTCGCCGAAACCGGAAAACATCGTCTCCACGCTCGGCGCCCATGCGGGGGTGATGAGCGTGGTGACCGCAATGACGGCGCCGGGTGACCGCATCGTCTTCGAGCCCGTCACCTATTCCCACATCAGCCGCAGCGCCACCCTTGCCGGGCGCCGCGTGACGCTGGTGGAGGTGGACGAAAAGGGTATCGTCCCCGATGATTTCGAGCGTGTCTGCGCCCAGCAACATCCCAAGATGATCTTCCTGATGTCAGCCGGCCAGAACCCCACCTGCGCCACCCTGCCCGAGGATCGGCGGCGGGCAATCGCCGATATTGCCCGCAGATACGGCGTATGGATCGTGGAGGACAATCTCTACGGTGCCATGACCCGCGAGGCGATCCCGCTCATTGCGGAATTCGCACCCGATATCACCTTCGTTGTCGGTGGCCTGTCGAAATCCGTCGCCGCCGGTGTCAGGGGCGGCTGGGTTGCCTGCCCGGCGCAATTTTCATCGAGAATACGAATTTCGCATTCGATGTTGACCGGCGGATTGCCCTTCATGCTGGCCGAACTGAATGCGCGTCTCGTCAATAGCGGCGACGCAGATGATATCCGCAAGGATTGCATCGCCGAGATCAACGAGCGCGAGGCAATCGCCAGACGCATCTTTGCCGGGCTGGAATTCAACTCCCTGCCCGATATCGCCTTCATGTGGCTGCGGCTGCCTGAACCCTGGCTGTCGGGCACCTTCCGCAATGCCGCCATGAAGGAAGGCGTACTGATCGACGACGAGGACGAGTTCAAGGCCGGCCGCTCGGAAAAGGTATTCCACCGCGTCCGCATCAGCTTTTCCGGCCCCTCCTCGCGCGAGGAACTGACGCATGCCTTTGGCATCCTGCGCAATCTGCTCGACAACGGTTCATCCGGCTATGAAAGCGAGGCGTAA
- a CDS encoding DEAD/DEAH box helicase, with translation MTTFSDLGLSQKVLSAIADAGYTTPTPIQAGAIPPALEKRDICGIAQTGTGKTASFVLPMLTLLEKGRARARMPRTLILEPTRELAAQVAENFEKYGKNHKLNVALLIGGVSFEDQDRKLERGADVLICTPGRLLDHCERGKLLMTGVEILVIDEADRMLDMGFIPDIERIAKMIPFTRQTLFFSATMPPEIQKLADRFLQNPTRIEVAKPSSTAKTVTQRIVAAHNKDYEKRAVLRDLVRAEEAELKNAIIFCNRKKDVADLFRSLDRHGFSVGALHGDMDQRSRTTMLQNFRDGQLTLLVASDVAARGLDIPDVSHVFNFDVPIHAEDYVHRIGRTGRAGRSGKAFTLVTKSDAKYLDAIEKLIAEKIEWLSGDLSSLPAPMESFESNSGRRGTKERSGRGRDRNRRDAPASPVENINQDAQSVVDTDIAAHGEDKVKAERRPEKTPRNSERNSRNLNSLHANDDNRDRRRHYRDHDDGPTPVGFGDDIPAFMLIVANAKA, from the coding sequence TTGACAACATTCTCTGATCTTGGCCTGAGCCAAAAAGTTCTTTCCGCTATTGCAGATGCCGGCTACACGACGCCGACACCCATTCAGGCCGGCGCCATTCCGCCCGCGCTGGAAAAGCGTGATATCTGCGGTATCGCACAGACCGGCACCGGCAAAACCGCGTCCTTCGTTCTGCCGATGCTGACGCTGCTCGAAAAGGGCCGCGCACGCGCCAGAATGCCGCGCACGCTGATCCTGGAGCCGACCCGCGAGCTTGCAGCGCAGGTGGCGGAGAACTTCGAAAAATACGGCAAGAATCACAAGCTGAACGTTGCCCTGCTCATCGGTGGTGTTTCCTTCGAAGACCAGGATCGCAAGCTCGAGCGTGGCGCCGATGTGCTGATCTGCACCCCCGGCCGCCTTCTCGACCATTGCGAGCGTGGCAAGCTGCTGATGACCGGCGTGGAAATTCTCGTCATCGACGAAGCCGACCGCATGCTCGACATGGGCTTCATCCCCGATATCGAGCGTATCGCCAAAATGATCCCCTTCACCCGGCAGACGCTGTTCTTCTCGGCCACCATGCCGCCGGAAATCCAGAAGCTGGCTGACCGGTTCCTGCAGAACCCGACGCGGATCGAGGTCGCCAAGCCATCCTCTACCGCAAAGACGGTAACGCAGCGTATCGTCGCCGCGCATAATAAGGACTATGAAAAGCGCGCCGTGCTGCGCGATCTGGTCCGTGCCGAAGAAGCGGAACTCAAGAACGCCATCATCTTCTGCAATCGCAAGAAGGATGTCGCCGATCTGTTCCGTTCGCTGGATCGTCACGGCTTTTCCGTTGGCGCACTGCATGGTGACATGGATCAGCGCTCGCGCACGACGATGCTGCAGAACTTCCGGGATGGACAGCTGACGCTGCTGGTCGCTTCCGACGTTGCAGCCCGCGGGCTTGATATCCCTGATGTCAGCCACGTCTTCAACTTCGATGTTCCCATCCATGCCGAAGACTATGTCCACCGCATCGGCCGCACCGGTCGTGCCGGCCGTTCGGGCAAGGCCTTCACTCTCGTCACCAAGAGCGACGCGAAATATCTCGACGCGATTGAAAAGCTGATTGCCGAAAAGATCGAATGGCTGAGCGGCGATCTGTCCTCCCTCCCCGCGCCCATGGAAAGCTTTGAAAGCAATTCCGGCCGCCGGGGCACCAAGGAACGTAGCGGCAGAGGCCGCGACAGAAACCGTCGCGATGCACCTGCATCGCCGGTGGAAAACATCAATCAGGACGCACAATCCGTAGTGGATACGGACATCGCGGCTCACGGAGAAGACAAGGTGAAGGCAGAACGCAGACCGGAAAAGACCCCGCGCAATTCCGAGCGCAACAGCCGCAACCTGAACTCGCTGCACGCCAATGACGACAACCGCGACCGTCGCCGTCATTATCGTGACCACGACGATGGCCCGACACCGGTTGGTTTCGGCGACGACATTCCCGCCTTCATGCTGATCGTGGCTAACGCCAAGGCCTGA
- the rpe gene encoding ribulose-phosphate 3-epimerase codes for MSLPIRIAPSILAANFAKLGQEVADVTEAGADWIHLDVMDGHFVPNISFGPDVIKALRPHSMAFFDCHLMIEPVDPYLEAFAKAGCDSITVHAEAGPHLHRSLQTIRGLGRKAGVTLNPATPLSVIENVLDDVDLILIMSVNPGFGGQKFIPAMLDKIRAAKAMIGDRPIDLEVDGGVTAETAGAIIAAGANALVAGSAVFKGDGVADYRKTVAQLRMAAEAGRT; via the coding sequence ATGTCCCTGCCCATCCGCATAGCCCCGTCCATTCTGGCTGCCAATTTCGCCAAGCTGGGACAGGAAGTCGCCGATGTCACGGAAGCGGGCGCGGACTGGATCCATCTCGATGTCATGGACGGCCACTTCGTCCCCAACATCTCCTTCGGGCCTGATGTCATCAAGGCGCTGCGGCCCCACAGCATGGCCTTCTTCGATTGCCACCTGATGATCGAACCCGTCGATCCCTATCTCGAAGCCTTCGCCAAGGCCGGCTGCGACAGCATCACCGTGCATGCGGAAGCGGGACCGCACCTGCACCGCTCGTTGCAGACGATCCGTGGGCTTGGCCGCAAGGCCGGCGTGACGCTTAACCCCGCCACACCGCTTTCCGTCATCGAGAACGTGCTTGATGACGTCGATCTTATCCTCATCATGAGCGTCAACCCCGGTTTCGGCGGTCAGAAATTCATTCCCGCCATGCTCGACAAGATCCGGGCGGCAAAGGCAATGATCGGCGACCGGCCGATCGATCTGGAAGTGGATGGCGGCGTGACGGCGGAAACCGCAGGCGCAATCATTGCCGCCGGCGCCAACGCGCTGGTGGCGGGCTCGGCCGTCTTCAAGGGCGACGGCGTTGCCGACTACCGCAAGACCGTCGCACAATTGCGCATGGCCGCGGAAGCCGGACGGACATAA